GGCAGAACAAAACCATTTTATACTAAAATTACAAGTTTTCAATAGCCAATTTAACTGCCCCATGTACCGGCTCCCGGGTGAGGGGTAGAAATTTTATTCCAGGGTATTTGGCTTTAAGATCCAGGGCCAGCTTTTGCTTAAAATACTTCTCACACTTGAAATTTCCTCCCACCATAACCAAATCAAATTCCTGGCCTTCCAGCCCCAGTTTTTCCACTACTGCCGATACGCTTCTAACTGCCTCTTTGGCTTCCTCTGCTAATATCTGCTGACTAACCTGATCCCCGTTTTCAGCGGCGTCACATACCTGCTTGGACAGATCTCCTATCCTGTCCTTGGAAAAAGGCTTTTGATAGGTCCACATTATCAGGTGGTCAATGGATTCCAGTCCCAGATGCCCGAGTATAATATCAGTTAGCAGGGTGTATGGCCCCCTGCCGTCATAAGCTTTCATTATAGCCCTTAATGCCTTAAGCCCCATGCTGTAGCCGCTGCCTTCATCAGCCAGAATATAGTCCCAGCCTGTAGCTTTGGCTTGCTGGCCCTGTTGGTTTAAGCCATAACAGTTGGAACCAGTACCCGCTATTAATATTACTTTGTTGGAACAGTCACTGCCTGCTGCCAGGCCTACCCTGGTATCATTGAAAATAAGGACCCTGTCCGTATTGAGCAGGGGAGTAAGCTGGGCATTGAAAACTATCCTTTCATAGCTTGGCCGGTCCAATTCCGTATTATACCCGGCAAAACCAAAACAGCAGCTGGCAAATACGGTTGGCAGCAAGCCTGAATCAGACCAGGCTTTATTTATAGCCTGATTTAAGTTCATGATAGCTTTTTCTATCCCTACACTATGGTAATTGCTGGCTCCGGAAACCCCCTGGCCCAGGGTATTGCCTTCCTTATCAGCTATCCTGGCCGTGGTTTTAGTTCCTCCTCCATCAACTCCTAATATGTACCTCATAGGCAACCTCGAGTAAAGTTAAAATATTAATAATTCTATACTATTATAGAGCTGGTGTTAATGGTTTTTAAAAAATACAAATTTAATATAATATATATATGAACTGGAACATGCTGGGAAAAATATTAATAATGGCAGGTATCGGCCTGGCTGTTTTGGGAGCTTTGTTTCTGCTATTTCCCAGGGTTCCCTTCCTGGGCAACCTGCCGGGGGATATACAGGTTAAAAGAGAAAACTTTACCTTGCATATACCCATAACCACCAGCATTATCTTAAGTGTGGCGCTTACGGTGATAATTAATGTAATTATAAGGGTATTGATAAGAAAATAAGGGGTGATGAACATGATGGGACCAGATATAAGGCAGCCAATTGCTTCCGGAAGCTTTTATTCTTCAGATCCAGGCCGCCTCACCAAGGATATAAAGGGATTTCTAAGTAATTCTAAATACCATAACCTGTCCGGCATAAAGGCATTGATTTCGCCCCATGCCGGCTATATCTACTCTGGCCAGGTAGCCGCACATGCCTACCGGCAGATAGAGGGGGGTGGCTACCAGCTGGCATTGGTTATTGCTCCCTCCCATTCCGAATACTTTAACTACATATCCATATACCCGGGAAGCTCTTATGCTACCCCCCTGGGTTATTTGGAAATTGATCGAAAAAATTCTGAAAAATTAGCCGGCCAGAGCCGGTTAATTCAATTTTCCGCCCGGGGACATCAGCAGGAACACAGCCTGGAAGTGCAGCTGCCATTCCTGCAGGTAGTGCTGGGCGATATCCCCATTATTCCTATGGTCATGGGCAATCAGGACCCTTCCCTGGTTCAGGAACTGGGCCAAGCCCTGGGTGAGGTTTTTGCAGCTGATAACATCCTTATTGTAGGCAGCACCGATCTTTCCCACTATCATCCTTATCAGGAA
The Actinomycetota bacterium DNA segment above includes these coding regions:
- a CDS encoding BadF/BadG/BcrA/BcrD ATPase family protein; its protein translation is MRYILGVDGGGTKTTARIADKEGNTLGQGVSGASNYHSVGIEKAIMNLNQAINKAWSDSGLLPTVFASCCFGFAGYNTELDRPSYERIVFNAQLTPLLNTDRVLIFNDTRVGLAAGSDCSNKVILIAGTGSNCYGLNQQGQQAKATGWDYILADEGSGYSMGLKALRAIMKAYDGRGPYTLLTDIILGHLGLESIDHLIMWTYQKPFSKDRIGDLSKQVCDAAENGDQVSQQILAEEAKEAVRSVSAVVEKLGLEGQEFDLVMVGGNFKCEKYFKQKLALDLKAKYPGIKFLPLTREPVHGAVKLAIENL
- a CDS encoding DUF2905 domain-containing protein, which produces MLGKILIMAGIGLAVLGALFLLFPRVPFLGNLPGDIQVKRENFTLHIPITTSIILSVALTVIINVIIRVLIRK
- the amrB gene encoding AmmeMemoRadiSam system protein B, producing the protein MMGPDIRQPIASGSFYSSDPGRLTKDIKGFLSNSKYHNLSGIKALISPHAGYIYSGQVAAHAYRQIEGGGYQLALVIAPSHSEYFNYISIYPGSSYATPLGYLEIDRKNSEKLAGQSRLIQFSARGHQQEHSLEVQLPFLQVVLGDIPIIPMVMGNQDPSLVQELGQALGEVFAADNILIVGSTDLSHYHPYQEAEDLDSQVKNLVEKFDIQGLANKLFSQEIEMCGGGPALAAMIAARNLGATQAKVTSYQNSGDVTGDTQAVVGYLSAVFY